In Synechococcus sp. KORDI-52, one genomic interval encodes:
- the pheA gene encoding prephenate dehydratase, giving the protein MPTRLAFLGPAGTYGEQAARVLIGQDALEDVQLVPCVGLRAVVEQLAGGQCDAAVVPIENSVEGGVTATLDALWSHPELCIRRALVLPIQHALLGSGTLGRVTEVLSHPQALAQCSGWLAQHLPDALQLPTSSTAEAARMVAGSPFRAAIASQTAAREHGLDELAFPVNDVAGNRTRFLLLRRGERSEHGDVASLAFSLHRNAPGALLEALACLAERGLNMSRIESRPSKRELGEYVFFVDVELPPAPSTALADLIAQLQPLCEHLAHFGAYPSRDLSGS; this is encoded by the coding sequence ATGCCTACACGTCTCGCATTCCTTGGTCCTGCCGGGACCTATGGCGAGCAGGCCGCCCGGGTTTTGATCGGACAGGACGCCCTCGAGGATGTCCAGCTCGTTCCCTGCGTTGGTCTTCGAGCGGTGGTGGAACAACTGGCGGGGGGGCAGTGTGATGCGGCCGTTGTCCCGATTGAGAACTCGGTTGAGGGGGGAGTGACCGCGACCCTCGATGCACTGTGGTCCCATCCCGAGCTTTGTATTCGCAGGGCTTTGGTGCTGCCGATTCAGCACGCATTGCTGGGGAGCGGGACGCTCGGCAGGGTCACCGAAGTGCTGTCCCATCCGCAGGCCCTGGCCCAGTGCAGTGGCTGGTTGGCCCAGCATCTGCCCGATGCCTTGCAATTGCCCACCTCATCAACGGCTGAAGCCGCTCGCATGGTGGCGGGCAGCCCCTTCCGTGCTGCGATCGCCTCCCAGACCGCTGCCCGGGAACACGGGTTGGATGAGCTGGCGTTCCCTGTGAATGATGTTGCGGGCAATCGCACCCGTTTTCTCCTGTTGCGCCGTGGGGAGCGCAGTGAGCATGGCGATGTGGCCAGCCTGGCGTTCTCGCTGCATCGCAATGCGCCAGGGGCCTTGCTTGAGGCTCTGGCCTGTTTGGCTGAGCGGGGGCTGAACATGAGCCGGATTGAATCGCGACCGTCCAAACGGGAGTTAGGGGAATATGTGTTCTTCGTGGATGTGGAACTGCCGCCGGCTCCGTCAACGGCGTTGGCGGACCTGATCGCCCAGTTGCAACCGCTTTGCGAGCATCTCGCCCATTTCGGTGCCTACCCCAGCCGTGATTTGAGTGGCTCTTGA
- a CDS encoding DUF1997 domain-containing protein, which translates to MPRQVKSMPLAFEASQKLDLPVRSGAERLPTYLLEEERVLGALLDAKQLTRLQPGRYRYVVTSLQVFQLHVKPVVSLQIHMDGNTLVMKALDCELEGLGIVDDFALNLEARLAATPKGLQGHAQLSVSVSQPSLLKLIPKRVLESTGESILNGILIGIKARVGQQLIDDYRSWCRATAGQDSTEQPLQERVPMQGRGA; encoded by the coding sequence ATGCCGCGTCAGGTGAAGTCCATGCCCCTGGCCTTCGAAGCCAGTCAAAAGCTTGATCTGCCGGTGAGAAGCGGCGCCGAGCGGCTGCCCACTTACCTGCTGGAGGAAGAACGCGTCCTCGGAGCCCTGTTGGACGCCAAACAGCTCACCCGCCTGCAGCCAGGGCGTTACCGCTATGTGGTGACCAGCCTTCAGGTCTTTCAACTGCACGTGAAACCTGTGGTGTCTCTCCAGATCCACATGGACGGCAACACGCTGGTGATGAAGGCCCTCGACTGCGAACTGGAGGGTCTGGGGATCGTTGATGACTTCGCCTTGAATCTGGAAGCCCGGCTTGCCGCCACACCCAAGGGGCTCCAGGGGCATGCCCAGCTGTCGGTGAGCGTAAGCCAGCCATCACTGCTGAAGCTGATTCCCAAGCGGGTGTTGGAGTCAACGGGGGAATCGATCCTGAATGGCATCCTCATTGGCATCAAAGCCCGTGTTGGCCAGCAACTCATCGACGACTACCGCAGCTGGTGCCGGGCGACAGCGGGGCAAGACTCAACCGAGCAACCGCTTCAGGAACGTGTGCCGATGCAGGGGCGTGGGGCCTGA
- a CDS encoding ribonuclease HII gives MTAQESLPLGRDVAGVDEVGRGCLFGPVFAAAVVLEKSAAEDLLKAGLTDSKKLAAKRRAALVPLIQALCVGSGLGQASAREIDACGIRVATERAMLRALQRLPQSPGLVLVDGNLPLRLWPGSQRCVVAGDSRSAAIAAASVLAKEARDALIRRLSARFPGYGLERHVGYGTAQHRQSLMASGPTPLHRHTFLKRLLG, from the coding sequence ATGACCGCCCAGGAGTCCCTCCCTCTCGGGAGGGATGTGGCAGGTGTGGATGAAGTCGGTCGCGGTTGCTTGTTTGGTCCTGTGTTTGCGGCCGCTGTGGTGCTCGAAAAATCAGCTGCCGAAGACCTGTTGAAGGCGGGCCTCACCGACAGCAAGAAACTCGCGGCCAAGCGTCGGGCTGCTCTGGTTCCCTTGATTCAGGCGCTGTGTGTGGGATCCGGCCTGGGCCAGGCCTCCGCGCGCGAAATTGACGCCTGCGGCATCCGCGTCGCCACCGAACGCGCCATGCTGCGGGCCCTGCAGCGCCTGCCCCAGAGCCCCGGCCTGGTGCTGGTGGATGGCAATCTTCCCCTCAGGCTGTGGCCGGGTTCGCAGCGCTGTGTTGTGGCAGGGGACAGCCGATCAGCGGCCATTGCTGCGGCGAGTGTTCTGGCCAAGGAGGCTAGGGATGCCCTCATCCGACGTTTGTCGGCTCGCTTCCCTGGTTACGGCCTCGAGCGCCATGTGGGCTACGGCACGGCACAGCACCGCCAGAGCCTGATGGCCTCAGGCCCCACGCCCCTGCATCGGCACACGTTCCTGAAGCGGTTGCTCGGTTGA
- a CDS encoding Rne/Rng family ribonuclease: protein MPQQIVIAEQLRIAAVLTDERVDELIVAQGRYQIGDVYLGTVENVLPGIDAAFVNIGESEKNGFIHVTDLGPLRLKKGSAGITELLEPRQKVLVQVMKEPTGTKGPRLTGNLALPGRYLVLQPHGQGVNISRRIGPDAERNRLRALGVLIKPPGAGLLIRTEADGISEDLLIEDLESLLRQWEAIQQAAETASPPVLLNRDEDFIHRILRDHMGPDLARVVVDDAAAVDRVSSFLGADASTVLVEAHGESSELLEHYKVNAAIRDALKPRVDLPSGGYVIIEPTEALTVIDVNSGSFTRSANARETVLWTNCEAAIEIARQLKLRNIGGVIIIDFIDMDSRRDQLQLLEHFTTAVRDDSARPQIAQLSELGLVELTRKRQGQNIYELFGRACPSCGGLGHVAVLPGKDLLQPLATATGLVRSAASARAEVVPSGENGGNGRRRRGGRGRGSQDAVPPVETSEPTSPEVSTQDAQEPAVARRQDPELVAVPMTDEQQQLFGWFGLNPALLLEKPPESDNVVVRVVRPGEDEQEILEAARQQLAASSGRRRRRGGRGGRSGSRNGSSQPTATPTAETPVVVTSPASDESTPLMVEITPLEAVTNVTISEPEPAPISEPAEPEPVATAETAEPEEPRRRRRRSSAVATV, encoded by the coding sequence ATGCCCCAGCAAATTGTCATCGCGGAGCAGCTGCGCATCGCAGCGGTGCTGACCGATGAACGTGTTGATGAACTGATCGTCGCGCAGGGTCGTTATCAGATTGGAGATGTCTACTTAGGAACGGTCGAAAATGTTTTGCCTGGCATTGATGCCGCCTTCGTCAATATCGGTGAAAGTGAGAAGAACGGATTCATCCATGTCACTGATCTCGGCCCCCTGCGTCTGAAGAAAGGTTCTGCAGGAATTACTGAACTTCTTGAGCCGCGTCAGAAGGTTCTGGTGCAGGTGATGAAGGAGCCGACAGGCACCAAGGGCCCACGCTTGACGGGGAACCTGGCCCTGCCGGGGCGCTACCTGGTGTTGCAGCCCCATGGACAGGGTGTGAACATTTCTCGTCGCATCGGTCCCGATGCGGAAAGGAACCGACTGCGCGCTCTGGGTGTCCTGATCAAGCCTCCCGGGGCCGGACTGTTGATTCGTACGGAAGCCGATGGCATCAGCGAAGACCTGCTGATTGAAGATCTGGAATCCTTGCTGCGCCAGTGGGAGGCCATTCAGCAAGCCGCCGAGACGGCTTCCCCCCCGGTTCTGCTCAATCGCGATGAAGACTTCATCCATCGGATTCTGCGGGACCACATGGGTCCGGATCTGGCCCGGGTGGTGGTGGATGATGCCGCCGCTGTGGATCGTGTGAGCAGCTTCCTTGGCGCTGATGCCAGCACTGTGCTGGTGGAAGCTCACGGTGAATCCAGCGAGTTGCTGGAGCACTACAAGGTCAATGCCGCCATCCGCGATGCGCTGAAGCCTCGGGTAGACCTGCCATCCGGTGGCTACGTGATTATCGAGCCCACCGAAGCACTCACGGTGATTGACGTGAACTCCGGCTCGTTCACGCGCTCGGCCAATGCGCGCGAAACCGTCCTCTGGACCAACTGTGAGGCGGCGATTGAGATCGCCCGTCAGCTCAAGCTGCGCAACATCGGCGGGGTGATCATCATCGATTTCATCGATATGGATTCCCGTCGTGATCAGCTTCAGCTGCTGGAGCACTTCACGACAGCCGTCCGTGACGATTCCGCTCGGCCGCAGATCGCACAGCTCAGTGAATTGGGCCTGGTGGAGCTCACCCGCAAGCGCCAAGGGCAGAACATCTATGAACTCTTCGGAAGGGCTTGCCCCAGCTGTGGAGGCCTGGGCCATGTGGCCGTTCTTCCCGGCAAAGATCTGCTCCAGCCCCTGGCGACCGCCACGGGATTGGTGCGTTCAGCGGCCTCTGCCCGCGCTGAAGTGGTTCCGTCTGGAGAGAACGGTGGCAATGGCCGGCGACGACGCGGAGGCCGCGGCCGCGGCAGTCAGGATGCCGTTCCTCCGGTCGAGACGTCCGAACCCACGTCCCCTGAGGTGTCGACCCAGGATGCTCAGGAGCCCGCGGTCGCCCGCCGTCAGGACCCTGAATTGGTTGCTGTGCCGATGACCGATGAGCAGCAGCAGTTGTTTGGTTGGTTTGGGTTGAATCCTGCCCTGCTGTTGGAGAAGCCTCCTGAATCCGACAATGTGGTTGTCAGGGTTGTTCGTCCTGGTGAGGACGAGCAAGAGATCTTGGAAGCTGCGCGTCAGCAACTGGCGGCCAGTTCCGGACGGCGCCGTCGTCGCGGCGGACGGGGCGGTCGTTCAGGGTCACGCAATGGCTCAAGTCAGCCCACCGCGACACCAACCGCCGAAACGCCCGTTGTCGTTACCTCACCCGCTTCGGATGAGTCGACTCCTTTGATGGTGGAGATCACCCCCCTGGAAGCGGTGACCAACGTGACGATCAGCGAACCAGAACCAGCCCCCATCAGTGAACCGGCTGAGCCCGAGCCTGTGGCTACGGCGGAAACAGCTGAGCCCGAGGAGCCTCGCCGTCGCCGTCGCCGCTCCTCGGCTGTCGCCACGGTCTGA
- a CDS encoding TIGR03960 family B12-binding radical SAM protein: MTSGVRTSVVVASSLDHPVDFHALVDSAINKPARYMGHELGVEPRDWHTASVRWALTYPEIYEVGSSNLGHIILYSILNAVPGQLCDRAYLPAADLAGRLRKRSQALFAVESRRPLPAFDILGFSLSYELGATNILEMLDLAQVPIRAADRGDLPLSDPAAPPLIFAGGPTATSNPEPYAPFFDFIALGDGEELLPEIGLVVAQAKADGLTRSQLLRDLAQVPGVYVPALYGTGADGVTLEPLHPDVPARVLRRVATPMPHYAMGLVPHVETVHDRLTVEIRRGCTRGCRFCQPGMLTRPARDVEPEAVIEAVETGMKQTGYSDFSLLSLSCSDYLALPAVGVELRNRLADQNVTLQLPSQRVDRFDEDIAHILGGTRKAGLTFAPEAGTQRLRDIVNKGLTDDDLLHGIRTAMQNGYRKVKLYFMIGLPGETDADVFGIAETCVMLQQRCRDLGRLNLNITISNFTPKPHTPFQWHSVSTAEFQRRQALLKEAFRRLRGVKVNFTDVRLSAMEDFVGRSDRRLAPVIEAAWRAGAGMDAWFESLDRTYAAWTGAIADAGLEGRYREMEVGGWSAVAALDREDLEAFCAQPLPWDHIDTGIDKAWLADDLQRALAAAVVPDCSFDGCSSCGVCGPDLGHNVVVPPPEVPTQVPTQAPPSERVCRIRVQFAKTGSMALLSHLDLMRMLERALRRSALPISFTGGFHPLPRIQIALALPLGAEAQSEWMDLEFTEALDPNHFCKTLQPLLPEGIQLLAAAEVPVSGKSLSQELMVAIWCFDLVPQEQAPMPLDWTAAVDQLLQATTLVWHDTDKKGRPRERDCRPALKALQVTDQNANGSIRLRLEAAVDEMGRSLRPAQIQHWLAESVRQPLQVQRLVREALLLEAQC; the protein is encoded by the coding sequence GCTACATGGGGCACGAGTTGGGGGTTGAACCACGGGATTGGCACACAGCATCGGTTCGCTGGGCGCTCACCTATCCCGAGATTTATGAGGTGGGCTCCAGCAACCTCGGCCACATCATTCTTTATTCGATCCTCAATGCCGTCCCTGGGCAGTTGTGTGATCGCGCCTATCTCCCGGCGGCTGATTTGGCTGGCCGCTTGCGGAAGCGCTCCCAGGCCTTGTTTGCCGTGGAAAGCCGTCGGCCCTTGCCGGCCTTCGACATCCTGGGCTTCAGCCTCAGTTACGAACTTGGCGCCACCAACATCCTTGAGATGCTGGACCTGGCGCAGGTTCCCATTCGCGCCGCTGATCGGGGCGATTTGCCGCTGAGTGATCCTGCGGCACCTCCTCTGATTTTTGCCGGTGGTCCCACCGCCACCAGCAATCCAGAGCCCTATGCCCCGTTCTTCGACTTCATCGCCCTGGGTGACGGTGAGGAGCTGTTGCCCGAAATCGGTCTGGTGGTGGCGCAAGCCAAAGCCGATGGTTTGACGCGATCGCAACTGCTCCGCGATCTAGCCCAGGTCCCTGGCGTTTACGTGCCTGCGCTCTATGGAACCGGCGCCGATGGGGTCACCCTTGAGCCGCTTCACCCTGATGTTCCAGCGCGGGTTCTTCGCCGTGTGGCCACGCCGATGCCCCACTACGCCATGGGCCTTGTGCCCCATGTGGAAACGGTGCATGACCGTCTCACGGTGGAGATTCGCCGCGGTTGCACCCGGGGATGTCGGTTCTGCCAGCCCGGAATGTTGACGCGTCCGGCTCGGGATGTGGAACCCGAGGCCGTGATCGAGGCGGTGGAGACCGGGATGAAACAAACCGGCTACAGCGATTTCTCGCTGCTTTCCCTGAGCTGCAGCGACTACCTGGCGCTGCCGGCGGTGGGGGTTGAGTTGCGCAACCGCCTTGCGGATCAGAACGTCACGCTTCAGCTGCCCAGCCAGCGGGTGGATCGCTTTGACGAAGACATCGCCCACATCCTGGGTGGCACACGGAAAGCGGGTCTCACCTTCGCCCCAGAGGCCGGAACGCAGCGCCTCCGCGACATCGTCAACAAGGGCCTCACCGATGACGACCTGCTGCATGGAATCCGCACGGCCATGCAGAACGGCTACCGCAAGGTGAAGCTGTATTTCATGATCGGCCTCCCTGGTGAGACGGATGCCGATGTTTTCGGCATTGCCGAGACCTGCGTGATGCTGCAGCAGCGCTGCCGTGACCTGGGTCGGCTGAACCTGAACATCACGATCAGCAATTTCACGCCCAAGCCCCACACCCCTTTCCAGTGGCACAGCGTCTCCACGGCTGAGTTTCAGCGGCGTCAGGCCCTGCTCAAAGAGGCCTTCAGGCGTTTGCGTGGCGTGAAGGTGAATTTCACTGATGTGCGGCTTTCGGCCATGGAGGATTTTGTGGGCCGCAGCGATCGGCGCCTTGCCCCGGTGATCGAGGCCGCCTGGCGGGCCGGTGCCGGCATGGATGCCTGGTTCGAGTCGCTAGATCGCACCTACGCCGCCTGGACCGGAGCCATCGCGGATGCTGGCCTGGAGGGGCGGTACCGGGAGATGGAGGTGGGGGGCTGGAGTGCCGTGGCGGCCCTGGATCGGGAGGACCTGGAAGCGTTCTGTGCTCAGCCGCTTCCCTGGGATCACATTGACACCGGGATCGACAAGGCCTGGCTGGCGGACGATCTGCAACGGGCTCTGGCAGCGGCGGTTGTGCCCGACTGCTCCTTTGATGGCTGCAGCAGTTGTGGGGTCTGCGGCCCGGATCTCGGCCACAACGTGGTTGTTCCCCCTCCCGAGGTGCCAACCCAGGTGCCGACCCAGGCTCCGCCAAGTGAACGGGTGTGCCGGATCCGGGTGCAATTCGCCAAAACGGGATCGATGGCGCTGCTCAGCCATCTTGATCTGATGCGCATGCTGGAGCGGGCCCTGCGTCGCAGTGCGCTTCCGATCAGCTTCACCGGTGGGTTTCATCCTCTGCCACGGATTCAGATCGCTTTGGCACTGCCCCTCGGTGCTGAGGCCCAGAGCGAGTGGATGGATCTGGAATTCACCGAGGCCCTGGATCCCAACCACTTCTGCAAGACGCTGCAGCCGTTGTTGCCGGAGGGCATTCAGCTGCTGGCGGCAGCCGAGGTTCCCGTCAGCGGCAAAAGCCTTTCGCAAGAACTGATGGTGGCCATTTGGTGTTTTGATCTCGTGCCGCAGGAGCAGGCCCCGATGCCATTGGATTGGACTGCGGCGGTGGATCAGCTCCTGCAGGCCACAACCTTGGTGTGGCACGACACCGATAAGAAGGGCCGCCCCCGGGAGCGGGATTGCCGCCCCGCGTTGAAGGCGCTGCAGGTAACGGATCAGAACGCCAATGGATCCATTCGGCTTCGCTTGGAAGCAGCGGTGGATGAGATGGGCCGCAGCTTGCGTCCTGCTCAGATTCAGCACTGGCTTGCCGAGAGCGTCCGCCAGCCCTTGCAGGTGCAACGCTTGGTGCGAGAAGCCCTGCTGCTTGAAGCGCAGTGCTAA